In the genome of Tropicibacter oceani, one region contains:
- a CDS encoding HlyC/CorC family transporter codes for MEPETSVLDAAFWITSASILALLTMSAFFSGSETALTAASRGKLRAGADKGSRGAEKALKITEDNERLIGSVLLGNNLVNILATSLATALFTRAFGESGVAIATLVMTLLVLIFAEVLPKTYAITNPETAAARVAAPIEVIVRLFSPMVSAVRMLVRGVLRLFGVQTDPDSHILAVREEIAGALQLGHSEGVVQKEDRDRILGALDLSERTVEEIMLHRSAIEMISADAEPQEILQQCLESSHTRLPVYRGDPENIVGVIHAKDLVRAMYKLFEDASAAEDRFKGFKVTDVAMKPYFIPDTTSLDDQMRQFLRRRTHFALVVDEYGSLEGLITLEDILEEIVGEITDEHDPQADHSIQRAEDGNYWLDGSMTIRDFNRATDWSLPDDEANTVAGLVIHEAQMIPTAGQVFSFHGFRFEVMERENNRITRLKVRPL; via the coding sequence ATGGAACCCGAGACCAGCGTGCTGGACGCCGCCTTCTGGATCACATCCGCGTCAATCCTGGCGCTGCTGACGATGTCGGCCTTTTTCTCGGGGTCGGAAACCGCCCTGACGGCCGCATCGCGCGGCAAACTGCGGGCCGGGGCCGACAAGGGTTCGCGCGGGGCGGAAAAGGCCCTGAAGATCACCGAGGACAACGAACGCCTGATCGGTTCGGTCCTTTTGGGCAACAACCTTGTGAACATCCTTGCCACCTCGTTGGCGACGGCGCTGTTCACCCGCGCCTTTGGCGAAAGCGGCGTGGCCATCGCGACGCTGGTGATGACCCTGCTGGTGCTGATCTTTGCCGAGGTGCTGCCCAAGACCTATGCCATCACCAACCCCGAAACCGCCGCCGCCCGTGTCGCCGCGCCCATCGAGGTGATCGTGCGGCTGTTTTCGCCGATGGTGTCGGCCGTGCGCATGCTGGTGCGCGGGGTGCTGCGGCTGTTCGGCGTGCAAACGGACCCTGACAGCCATATCCTTGCCGTGCGCGAGGAAATCGCCGGAGCCCTGCAACTGGGCCACTCCGAAGGTGTGGTGCAAAAAGAGGACCGCGACCGCATCCTGGGCGCCCTGGACCTGAGCGAACGCACCGTCGAGGAAATCATGCTGCACCGCTCGGCCATCGAGATGATCAGCGCCGATGCAGAACCGCAGGAAATCCTGCAGCAATGCCTTGAAAGCAGCCACACCCGCCTGCCCGTCTATCGCGGCGATCCCGAAAACATCGTCGGCGTCATCCACGCCAAGGACCTTGTGCGCGCGATGTACAAACTGTTCGAGGATGCCTCGGCCGCCGAGGACCGCTTCAAGGGGTTCAAGGTGACGGATGTGGCGATGAAACCCTATTTCATCCCCGACACCACGTCGCTGGACGACCAGATGCGCCAGTTCCTGCGCCGCCGCACGCATTTCGCGCTGGTGGTGGACGAATACGGATCGCTCGAAGGGTTGATCACGCTCGAGGACATCCTCGAGGAAATCGTCGGCGAGATCACCGACGAACATGACCCGCAGGCCGACCACAGCATCCAGCGCGCCGAGGATGGCAACTATTGGCTGGACGGGTCGATGACGATCCGCGATTTCAACCGCGCCACCGACTGGTCCCTGCCCGATGACGAAGCCAACACCGTCGCCGGCCTGGTCATTCACGAAGCGCAGATGATCCCCACCGCCGGCCAGGTTTTCAGCTTTCATGGCTTCCGCTTCGAAGTCATGGAGCGCGAGAACAACCGCATCACCCGCCTGAAGGTGCGGCCCCTGTGA
- a CDS encoding metallophosphoesterase family protein: protein MFVRTMQEIGTVPPGPLLVFGGPYSNLQATRAIRQTAKRLGIAPERCICTGDIVGYCADPMDTIAEIRDWGCHVIAGNVERQLAEGALDCGCGFDAGTTCDRLAAGWYTHANAHVDRAARDWMAGLPDVLRLSTEWGDLYVVHGGTTHVNRFVWPTATDGALLGEIGEFQQGLAGGNTDPAAILAGHSGIAFRRDLAGTAWINAGVIGLPPNDGAPATRYCILYPDGRSEIGRLDYDFEAAASAMEAAGLTQGYHRALRSGWWPSEDILPPDLRRQAQSLASG, encoded by the coding sequence ATGTTCGTCAGGACCATGCAAGAGATCGGCACAGTGCCGCCCGGACCGCTTTTGGTCTTTGGTGGGCCATATTCCAACCTTCAGGCGACGCGCGCGATCCGGCAGACCGCCAAGCGGCTGGGCATTGCGCCCGAACGCTGCATCTGTACCGGCGATATCGTCGGCTATTGCGCCGATCCCATGGATACGATCGCCGAGATCCGCGACTGGGGCTGCCATGTGATTGCGGGCAATGTCGAACGGCAACTGGCCGAAGGCGCGCTGGATTGCGGCTGCGGCTTTGACGCGGGCACCACCTGCGACAGGCTGGCGGCGGGCTGGTACACCCATGCCAATGCTCATGTCGATCGGGCGGCGCGCGACTGGATGGCGGGTCTGCCCGATGTGCTGCGGCTGTCGACGGAATGGGGCGATCTATATGTCGTGCATGGCGGCACCACCCATGTGAACCGCTTTGTCTGGCCCACCGCCACAGACGGGGCGTTGCTGGGCGAAATTGGCGAATTTCAGCAGGGGCTGGCCGGTGGCAATACCGATCCGGCCGCAATCCTGGCCGGGCACAGCGGCATCGCCTTTCGCCGCGATCTGGCGGGCACCGCCTGGATCAATGCCGGAGTGATCGGCCTGCCGCCCAATGACGGCGCCCCGGCGACGCGCTATTGCATCCTGTATCCCGATGGTCGGTCCGAAATTGGCCGACTGGACTATGATTTCGAAGCCGCCGCATCGGCGATGGAGGCCGCCGGGCTGACCCAGGGCTATCACCGCGCGTTGCGCAGCGGCTGGTGGCCGTCCGAGGACATCCTGCCGCCCGATCTGCGCCGGCAAGCTCAGTCCTTGGCCAGCGGGTGA
- a CDS encoding site-specific tyrosine recombinase XerD: protein MSARFWIANFLEAMAAERGAAANTLAAYERDLVHVQDWLGDQGLDFTDAQKADVESYLVHCDTQGLSRATRARRLSAIKQLYRFAFEEGMRADNPAVQIAGPGRDKRLPKTLSIEEVDRLLQAATRHGRTPADQQRNACLMQLLYATGMRVTELVSLPLVAARGDPRMLLIRGKGGKERMVPLSPPAREALALWLATRDDQDAAARAQGKPVSAFLFPSRGKAGHLTRHAFYMLIKDFAVEGGVSPDKVTPHTLRHAFATHLLANGADLRAIQTLLGHADVATTEIYTHVLEERLKELVLDHHPLAKD, encoded by the coding sequence ATGAGCGCGCGCTTCTGGATTGCCAATTTCCTCGAGGCGATGGCCGCCGAACGCGGCGCCGCCGCCAACACCCTGGCGGCCTATGAACGCGATCTTGTGCATGTCCAGGATTGGCTGGGCGACCAGGGGCTGGATTTCACCGATGCGCAAAAGGCCGACGTGGAATCCTACCTGGTGCATTGCGATACTCAGGGCCTGTCCCGTGCCACCCGCGCGCGGCGTCTGTCGGCGATCAAGCAGCTGTACCGCTTTGCCTTCGAGGAAGGCATGCGCGCGGACAATCCGGCGGTTCAGATCGCCGGCCCCGGCCGCGACAAGCGCCTGCCCAAGACCCTGAGCATCGAAGAGGTGGACCGCCTGTTGCAGGCCGCCACACGGCATGGCCGCACGCCCGCCGACCAGCAGCGCAACGCCTGCCTGATGCAGCTGCTTTATGCCACCGGGATGCGCGTGACCGAACTGGTGTCGCTGCCGCTGGTGGCGGCGCGGGGCGATCCGCGCATGTTGTTGATCCGCGGCAAGGGCGGCAAGGAACGCATGGTGCCGCTGTCGCCCCCCGCCCGCGAGGCGCTGGCCCTATGGCTGGCCACGCGCGACGATCAGGACGCGGCGGCGCGCGCGCAGGGCAAACCCGTCTCGGCCTTTCTGTTCCCGTCGCGCGGCAAGGCCGGGCACCTGACGCGCCACGCCTTTTACATGCTGATCAAGGATTTTGCCGTCGAAGGCGGCGTATCACCGGACAAGGTGACGCCGCACACCCTGCGCCATGCCTTTGCCACGCATCTTTTGGCCAATGGCGCCGACCTGCGGGCGATCCAGACCTTGCTGGGCCATGCCGATGTGGCCACGACCGAGATTTACACCCACGTCCTTGAAGAACGGCTCAAGGAATTGGTTCTGGACCATCACCCGCTGGCCAAGGACTGA